TCATCATTAGGGTTTCTATATAGTCAGTCTGATGGGGGGAAGAAGACTAGAGGAATATTATTGAGAAGCTGCAGAACAAAACTGTTTCCAATTTGAAACCAGGAGAGCAAAAAGGCCCTGTGCTAGCTAAGCAAATACCAGAtgggttttaacttttaagcaATTAAGACAATGGGTTTATGAGCATGGTCTTCAAGGCAAGCCAAATAGTGAATCTCTGTTATTTCAAACACGATGGTCTATGCAGAAGCGGTCTTCTTTTGCTGGAATATGACGGCCCAAATGGGGACTCCAACACCAATGCTGAATGCAGTAAATACGCCAAGAGACATCTTCAGCTTCTGGTTTTTCATCCTATCCAAGTTGTACATGTGCTTTGCGTGAATGTAGAATGGCTCATCGTGGCCATGACCTCCCATTCTTTTCACACCTGTTGAGTGGATTCCTCTGTTCACTGcaagaaaatatcaaaatttgtaGTTTCTGTAAGTCCAGATTTGCAAAGGCACAATGTCCACAAATCACCATAACTTGTATTAACACACATAAGATGCGATCAAAAACAGCTTTTAGTGGGTTCCTCTGTTCACAGTTGGAAAGTAGAAAATAGAGCAAATGGCATAGGTTGCATAAACGTGGATAAGCAATGAATAACAGTATAACACACAATAGCCTTGATTGGTATCCACTGATTCACCAATCATATAGAACAGTTATAGGAagcatattttaaaaaacaaacaaactagACATTGGGTGTTAGACAAGGACACGGCTGTGCAAGAATGTAATGCCATTTTCTCTGTGAGTTcagaaataacaaaaaaattgttgcaagTATGATAATACTACCAGGACCACTGTTGTGTGAATATCTTCATTATATGGCaaaaaggattttcaaacaaTTAAATGGCCTTAACATCAGTCAAGTATTAGCTGAGTGCTTgctcatataatataatatatagtataaagTTGCACAAAGAATCACTATATTTTTGCATATCCATGTAAAGATAAGCATGTAGTATGTGCATTTAAGGGATTGGTGATGGTAGTGCACTTATCAAAGATTATGAATTGATCCTATATAAAAACAACTTTGCATTATAATTGGTGGgtaattttccaaaaaaagaacATCTAGTTTTTTAAAACTGTGAACTGGTTGACATATAGAATGTTggggaaaaaattatttttataaagcaTGAAACTATTATAGAAGGAAGTGGAAGGGAGAAGAAGTGAAGTCCACAAActcataaaaacaaaatctcaaATTTTCTGCAACAACAGCTTTATTGTACTATGCAATGTGAAAACAGTTGATTTCGaaacaatttaattataaatagtCTGGTATAAAAATTAATACCATACTACAAGCCTTTGCACCTCAAACTTGAAAGGATCACAACTCAAAGCTTTCAACTTAATGAATCAATGAGTCACAATTGAAGCTTCTCCTATACAATAATCCCAAAAAGTTTGGAACACGCATCAAAACTCAACGAGACAAAACAACTTTATGCAATCGGACAACTTTTGCAAGACAAAGAAACATTCACATCAAGCACATAGAACCCAATAAAATTACCCAAGAAAACACTAGActaattgcacatttgcacCTAGGTGAATTAAAAGTCAAAACACACAAATGCCCCTAATTTTGGGGAATTTCTAAAACACCCTATAGTAATTCAATAACAGCAAGGTGCAATAACTACTAATTCGACCCAAACACGGAACCAATACCTTCATTTGATGTTTATCCATTCACCTCATTACTCCCATTTTGGCAGTAATCACATCACATCATAATGTATCCTAGAAATCTTCCTCAAACTTTGTATATTTCAGTAGAAGATGTTTGAATGTGTTCATATAGACACATAATACGCACATAATACAtaaagatataatttttttctaactTCTAATATTCTTCTTAAATAGCATTTTACACATATAACTGACATTGGTGAATTAATAGTCAAAACACACAAATAGCACCTAGTTTTGGGGAATTTCTACAACACCCTATAGTAATTCAATAACAGCAAGGTGCAATAACTACTAATTCAACCCAAACACACCATTTAATGTTGTTTATCCATTCACCTAATTATTCCCATTTAGGCAGTAATTCACATCACACCTTAATACATCCTATAAATCTTCCTCAAACTTTGTATATCACCCTAGAAAATGTTTGAATGTGTTCacatagacacataatatgcacATAAAATGTAAAGATACAATTTTCTTCTAACTTTTCTAATATTCTTAAATAGGATTTTACACATATAACTGAAATTGGCACATTCATTAATCAGATGACGAATCTCAAGACATAACCAAAATCACTACCCAACAATCCAATACTCAACAACTATCGacaattttgatttaaaaatctacggagtaataattaagCAATCAACGAAATCTGAGAAGTAATTCACTGGATTCCggaatgattaaaaaaaacatagaacATAATGATACTGACGAGTCTTGGGGAGAAATGAATCGGCGGCGGTTATGAGCTTGGAGGCGCACGATCTCAACCCGTTGTTCAAAGCCATCGTCTCTCTAACTCGGAAGATCTCTTCTTCTGACTCGGTCTTGATTTGTTTGCGGAAGGTGAGAGCTTTTCTGGTGCGCTAATGGCTGAATTCATTTCTCAACAAGGTTTTATAACTATAATTGGGCTCAAAGAGGGTCCAGGCCCAACAATTTTTTACTttctgatttttatttattttagaaaaaattgcaattttcgttcctaagttatagggtaatggTAAAATTCGTCCCTATGTGTtagtcatactcacttttcgtctctaagttattATTGACGTTGTACTTTTTgtccctttactaataaaatattattgacgaaatttacaattttagtataactcaggaaCGAAAAGTAAGCGCGAAATGACGAAAAGTACAacaccaatgataacttagggacgaaaagtgagcatgatcaACACTCAGggacgaattttacaattacactataacttagagacgaaaattgcaattttctctttattttaataataaataataaattaataatatgataattttatagtgtttaaataaacaaaaaaaaaaaaaaaacatctctagaaactaaaatttttataaaacttaacaTAATTTCATTAGAAATGTGTTTATAATTCCTATATTGACGTTTTATTTGTCATCATGTAGTTCTGACTTAGGTAacgcagaaaaaaaaaaaaaaaaaaaagaggcaacaTGTGAAATGGtacaaatataagaaatataaatattcatttataaatattttttctttaaatataaaaaaaattaattgtttgatagtttttcaaaatatattttgatattttttaaaatgataggaACCATATTTTAGAGTTGCAATAAACCAATAGAAAGAATCATTTCTGAAATGCGAGAGCTACGTGCATTATGGGACACCCTTGGTTAATAGGTGGTTCTGACCCAATGATTCAAATGGTACGTTATGCCCGTCAACCTATCAACACCCAAGGAGGCATTATCATGGATGAAGGATAGCAGAGTGGACTCAGTTCTTTTGCACATCGACTGTTCAACATTACACCGAAATGGTGAAATTTAGCCACTCCTTTGTCCGAGCTCCGGTCATAAGTTGGTATAGCTAATAATGATTGTAGGAGTATTTTACACACTTTTCATAATTGTTCACCTAATCCTTTATTACATTAGCTCACTCTTTAGTTACATCAGCCTAGTCTGAGGTTAGCTCGCCATCTTGGGACTCTCTCCCCCAGATTTTGTCTCAACTTTATTACAGTAATACtattttggttattatttaaaaaataaatatttttaatttaaatatacataaatattgattatttgcTAGTTTCTTccaagtatttttaaaattaaagaaatgataGAAATGATCTTAAAACCTTTTAGAGTTCCCATGAATTTGTGAAAAGAAACGAAATATAAGCATCTGACCTCTTGAAAATGTGACAGAGatagtataaggaaataaagttgttgTCTTCACtgagaattataatttttgatgTAGTAGTAATAAGCCGTTGATAAGCCGAACAACCACGAAGATGACTTTATATTTGCCTTGCTCAGGGCCCCCATTATCTTCATCACTCTTAGGTGAAGACGATAAGTCATctgactgttttttttttgaataagagTGAAGACGATAAGTCATTTGACtttgctagtttttttttttttttttttttgaatattaccaactctattacaatgcagtatctgttcataactattctcattttttttttgaatattggGCTGATGACCCcacgaacccaccacctcccctataaagggaagggtttgatgccactggaccacaaggtccttgacaTTTGACTTTGCTAGTAGGAACGAAAAATACAACTtgaattctaaaattttattcaaaacttTTACTTTCTCACTTATACTTTTGAtgtgatatttttattattggactcacaagatgaagataatAACTCAAtgggggtagctcaagtggaaagtgagctctctttgtggggaagaatttctcgagttcaattcccacaagtgacgattccccttgggccagctcccATGCCTCTCGGACGGGaaaggcttatatatatatgccataatAAAGTTTCGATgttccttttcaaaaaaaaaaaatacttggaAGAATAATGGGTTCCCTTTGAATTCCTATGTATAccaaatattgaaatttaaattttcaataattttatttctaccaaccaaacactgaaatttaaactccactttattttttttcgtatgaaattgcaattctttccCACCTAGCTAATtccttccttccaaccaaatgtCCTGTTAGAGTATTGCACTTTGGCTCGTTAATCATTTTATACATTGAGATATTTacttcattttattaaaattttagtccataataatgatatacatggattaattattttttagagcaaattgccattttagtccactgactataggggtcttgttaattgcagtccacgactttcaaaactgttaatttcataccataactatttaatttttatcaatttcggTTACTCCGGTcaaattaccggccaaattCGCCGGAAAATGCTAAACCATAAAATAATGAGgagtattttagtaatttcacatGTCTATTCTTCTTCTCCGACAATGTTCCACTTTTCTCTGGCGAGATTCCATTTTTTCCGGCGAGCTACCAGTaggacttttatttatttttaattttttatattagcCACGGTGCTTTAATTTCTTCCCTGATCTCAAACATGAATATTGCCTAAGTGGCAAAAGTCCTACAAAGGGCAAAACCTTTATACAGAAAACAAGGGAGTAGCTAGGTGTATCCATAATCCATTCTTTAATTCAAGAATGAGCAATGAGCAGCACTGGCGGGTACCACCATTGTTACCGGCGGCTCTGCACCTATTGTTTCCTAATTTTCTAGATTCTCATCCTCCCAACTCTCTCCACACCCCCCACACCTCTGGTACTCGACTCCATCACCCCTACCCACCCCCTTGCCGGAGACCAACTTAGTCTCCTCCAACGCGCTTTCCGAGCTAGACTTCTTTACCCCTGAAAACTCCGGCCGATGGTACGTCAAGATATGGAACAAGGACATCGAAGAGAAGACTTTTGTTTGGGTCGCTAACAAAAACAAGCCTCTCACGAACGCCACCGGCCGGGGAGTTCTGAGAATCGGCGACGATGGGAATATTTATTTGGTGGACGGAGGAAAGTGGAacatcgccggagaagaagaacagaaatgtgaaattactaaaatacccctcattattttagggtttagcatTTCCCGACGAATTTGGCCGGAgcgaccaaaattgataaaaattgaatagataTGAtatgaaattaacagttttgaaagtcgtggactgcaattaacaggactcctatagtcagtggactaaaatggcaatttactctattttttatgttaaaagTCAGTTTTTAAGTTGGTgttaagaaataatttttttggattattattaatttcctAATGCGtgccaaatatattaaaatatatatattttgataacgACTGTTTACTTGCTTTGATatcatacaaaatatattattaatcatttctctaattttcggATAGCTCGCTAGTCGCTACCGAATGATCAAATTtggtaattaataatatttgaaataattgagaaatcaatatgagattttatatatatatatatatataatgtttttatttgtGTGCTGTCCCGTCACAATGTATACTTTTTATTGTTCTAATCCCATGGGTTGTCGTATATAATTGGGGGAGACTTAGAAGAAATCAACCATAACGTAACATTCAGGATCACCATAAAACCTTCTGACTTAATTGGTTGCCTTGACTtggttttttttaaatgataagaAAAACTCACAATCACTTTTTGAAGATGTGTACTGGACACCAAAAAGAACCAGGTGGTGTCTTACTGGTACTCCACTTCAGGTATGTTCCTCATTTGAGTGTCCCAATTATCATGCTTCCTAAAAAATAGGTACAATTTGCaagttattattatacataggagtggagtttttttaaaaaaatacaaattaactGGGTAAGATGTAATAggtaatctttttaaaatttgaatgagTCTAAGCTAACATGTAATGTATGACATACATTAAAACTCAAAGaacgaattgaagaaaagtCTCCTTATTAGGTATTCTTAGTAAAGTCTTCTTTGGACTTGGTCTTTTGTTTGTGTTCCCAGAAGAGGGCAGACCATTACATCTCATATATAGTAGCTGGAAACCAATGCAAATTACAGATCCAACATAAACCAAAGTCGTCGTTGTTTGTTAATTAGTTGTCATTTCTAAACTGTATAGTCCTTACTTAGCTTTCAACAACATGAGCTGCTTCCTTGTACTACTACTACTTGTGTTGTGGGCAATACTAGGTTGTTTTGCTCCTACCGCCACATCAAAAACTAATTCTTCTTCCATAGCCAAACCAAACTGCGATGATCATTGTGGGAATATAAGCATTCCATTTCCCTTTGGTTTGACAGACGAATGTGCCCTAAACTCAAACTTCTCCATCATTTGCAACACCTCCTATAATCCTCCAAAGCCATTTCTAAGTAGTACTGTGGAGATTAGGGATATATCAGTCGAAGGGCAGTTGAGGGTCATGAAGCTCGTAGCTCAAATTTGTTACAAGAAGGGCGAAGAGCTTTCCCCATCGAGATTTTGGTTTAATTCAATATTCTACGTCAGCCGGACCGCCAATAAATTCGTTGCTGTCGGATGCGACACATTCGGTAACGTTTACGCCTACGACGACGACCAGTCTTACAAAACGGGAAGTAACTGTATGGCCACGTGTAACTCCACACAGGATGTTACAAACGGGACATGCTCCGGGTTTGGGTGTTGCGAGACAGGGATTCCTAACGTGGCCAAGAACGTGTACCATTCAGTGGATAGCTTGGATTACTATAACTACACTGCCGATGATGTTAATAAATGCAGCTACGCGTTCGTGGTGCAAAAAGAGGAGTTCACGTTTTCCTCCACGATGCTTACGAGAAGTTGGGATGTGGAGACAGTGCCCATGGTTCTTGACTGGACCATCTCGAACCAGACGTGCCTTACGGCGTGCCAAGGTAATACCACATGTGTTGCCGTCAATGGTGAAGGTTATCGTTGCGCTTGCAAGGAGGGTTATCAAGGCAATCCTTATCTCTCTGGCTGCCAAGGTATACTATATATGCACgccatcatctctctctctctctagctcTCTGATCCCCTTCTCCTCAGTGTCGACACATCTAATCCATTAAAAGCTAGAAATTAATGGTCAGATATGGTCCATTATCAACTGTTCACtttactaaacaaaaaatatataaaaacagagAAAATAAATCTAGACATTGATCTATCTTTTAATAGGCCAAATATGATCAGATCACATGTTTATGTGAGATTGTGAAATCAAATAATGTGCTAtcaatctaataaattttaatgatcTAGATCTAAGCGTGTGCGACGTGATTAAACTGGAATTATCTAGACctttaaaatatattagatTGATGAACcctctcctatatatatatatatatatatatatatatatataactcatcATATCATGATCCCAACTGAAAACCATGGAAGGTTGGGTTATGTTGCTTGTTTTTGGCCCGTGGGGGCTGGGTTATAGTCGTGTGCATCATGGGTGTGTAGCgtgtacattatatatttatggtctCTGGGTTAGTGGTGTGTGCGTCTCTTATCAGGCATATGGGCGCACTCCCCTGCGAACTACCACCCAAGAAGGAATTGAGAACGCTTCGCAGCCGTCCACATGTCCAGATCAACGcatatgtaattttaaaaaaatgacgcggtagcattttcgtaaataactcgaacttttgtgcaagtaattgtgttataagtgcacctagtttcacttaaaagtgcacctagtttcacttacaaatgctcctatttttcacttacaagtgtacatattttcaattacaagtacaagtaatttatttagttaacattcatgcacctaggtgcacccacTTATAACGTTAGGTACAACTAGTTGTAACATTagatgcacttagtattgagctCAACGtgcattttacttgcacctgtaatacattttacttgcacttgtgcacctatttttacctacaagtgcaagtaatttaccttgttaacattcatgcagctagatgcacctagttataatattaggtgcacctagttataacattaggtgcacttagtattgagcttagcgtacattttacttgcacttgtgcacctatttttacttacaagtgaAAGTAacttaccttgttaacattcatgcacttaggtgcacctagttataacgttaggtgcaactacatctggaaCATACACGTGGCGCGCTGAGAAGCAATTCTCTCCTTAGCGGGTGGTTCTCACATGAACGCGATTATATATGCGCGCGTTGTCTGCgtttattataaatgttttgTACTGTTTTGATTTTCTTGTTAATTGGGCCAGCAGATATTGATGAATGTGAGGATGGGAAGAACAATTGCTCCAAAAACTCTATTTGCTCAAATACAGAAGGTGGTTATAAGTGCCCTTGCAGGAAGGGTTACCACGGCAATGGAAAGGATGATTTGGGCTGCATTTCTTCTAATCATCCACCCGTCATGCTTGTTTTGGGTAAACCAATATAATAACCTCGTTTATTATTTTGTAGCACAGAGTTTGTTTCCTCTAGGGAAAATGGAGGATTGGTTTTGCAACAAAAGATTGCCCAAGGCACTGTATCAGCAGGCACGACAAGAATTTTCACTGTCCAGGAGCTTAGAAGAGCAACCAATAACTATGACCAAACTAGAGTTATTGGTCAAGGGGGTTTTGGCGTTGTCTACAAAGGCCACCTTCTTGATGGTCGAATAGTAGCTGTTAAAAAACCTAAAATGATGGACCCAACTCAAATCGAACTATTCATCAATGAAGTAATTGTGCTCTCCCATATCAATCACAAAAACATAGTCAAATTCTTTGGTTGCTGTTTAGAGACAGAGATTCCATTGTTGGTTTATGAGTTCATAAACAATGGAACGTTGTTTGAGCATCTACATAGTAAAAACAAGGCTTCCAAAATGTCTTGGCCAGTTCGTTTAAGAATAGCTACTGAAACAGCTGAGGTCCTCTCTTATTTGCACACTGCAGCTTCTCCTCCCATCATCCATAGAGATGTTAAACCATCAAATATTCTCTTGGATAATGACTACACTACTAGGGTATCTGATTTTGGTGCCTCAAGATTAGTTCTACAAGATCAAACTCAATTGGTAACTATGGTGCAAGGAACATTAGGTTATCTTGATCCAGAATACATGCAAACCCACCAGTTAACAGAAAAGAGTGATGTTTACAGTTTCGGAGTTGTGCTAGTAGAACTGTTAACCGGTAGGAGGGCAGTATTCTTCAATGGTCCAGAGGAGGAGAGAAATCTATCTTTACATTTCCTTTCCTCGCTCAAAGAGAATAGGTTACTCAGGATTTTCGATGACAACATTGTATGTGAGGGAAATACAGAAGAGTTAATCGAGGTTTCCTTGCTTGCAGAGAGGTGTTTAAATGTCAAGGGGGAGGATAGACCGACTATGAAGGAAGTTGCAATAGAACTAAGTGGATTGTTGAGAACATCAAAACATCCATGGGTTAATAATTCTGAGATCACCATGGAATCAGAGGCTTTACTTATTGAGCCATCAATCCCTCTTCGATAGGATGCTACTTTTAATACAACTGTATATGATAGTTTAAAACATGATATGGAGTTTTCAGTAGCTGCTGGAAGATAATTGCAACCTGTTCATCTTGATTATCAAATTAGCTATGTTTAGtacaacaataatataaataatgatttcttttaatttttccttAAATAATTGGGGTagtttaaattgaatattatataatatttgatgcaaTGTCACTATGTCAGTGTATAATATTACCATTTATGCTAATAGGCCATAATATTACCATttatgctattatgttattagttaattaatatgtcttttctacacCGTATTATAAAAacgtaaaaaaaatacacataatttgcaaacaataatattaccaattatattataaagtaccatacataatattaccaattatgctattatgttattacctaattgatgtcttttctacacgatattatgttattatgttaatacgtgaatatggaaacaatattaccaattaatatatattagttaatttctattttacattttcttatcaaataagctttattaattatttgaccaataaaatatttaattaattgactacaaaaatttgaaaaaaaaaataaaataagagaattttacttttatatatagtatagactTTTCTAATATTTGAATAGCTCGCTACCCGAATGATCAAATtaccaaattaataaaatttgaaataattgagaaatcgagacttttttttttttttttttttttttttttttttttttaNNNNNNNNNNNNNNNNNNNNNNNNNNNNNNNNNNNNNNNNNNNNNNNNNNNNNNNNNNNNNNNNNNNNNNNNNNNNNNNNNNNNNNNNNNNNNNNNNNNNNNNNNNNNNNNNNNNNNNNNNNNNNNNNNNNNNNNNNNNNNNNNNNNNNNNNNNNNNNNNNNNNNNNNNNNNNNNNNNNNNNNNNNNNNNNNNNNNNNNNNNNNNNNNNNNNNNNNNNNNNNttttttttttttttttttttttttttttttttttttttagagaaaaatgagactttttatatataatgtttttatCTGTGTGCTCATGTGCTGTCCCATCATAATGTattccttttcttgtttttattaTCCCATGGGTTGTCGTATATAGTTGGGGGAGACTTGGAAGCAATCAAGCATAACGTAACATTAAGAATCAGACATTGACGGAAACAAgtaaaaaattgtttaattgtgtgtttttattatggtttatacatagACCTTTGGACTTTgttgccttgatttttttttctttctttttttttctttttatttattacaagGAAAACTTGCAATCACTAATGGATGGAAATATTCTTTAtgttcaaattcatcaattgatatttattatattgttcactatgtttatttttacactatcttgtaattaaatatcaaagttataatacaaaataatgttatatatttatttactaaatattttattaatactatgaaaaaataaaaaataatagtttgaacCAGTCAATCATGTTAATCACTTGGAAGATTTATGGACAATGaaattattcaaataacccaacaaattaaagtggGAAACTATCTTCTAATATATTTGgactacatcatatttaaaatattcaaaattttaattactaGCTACTTTATATAATCTTATTCTTTAAATTatgaatttctttatccacaataacttattcaacaataacggttgaaccaaatgagccccaagcagaacacctaaagtaaaattcataatttcctacatcataatcttattgcatgacgttgtcatctatgttaCCAACAATAatccaattgcaaataacacactacaaTAAAAAGGAAGAtgacaaatagtgaagatgaagacaattacaatgttacttaaaagagaattaagaatacttagaaaaatccaaaccaaaagtagtatttatttagactatcgattttacaaagttgcaaatatttattttagtgacaattataataaatttcctataatatcttggattcatatactttgagttaaatatttaaataaacaaattcgacattcaatttaactatgtataaacttctcctatataatcttgaattgatatattttcaaatatttatttaaatataaacattatgcattaacacattcgcgcaatgcgcgtgtaaaattaaattagtaaCTTGTTATAagtgttaattatattttttacaaGTTCAACAATAAACAACAAACTATACACTTAATTATGTGCATTAGGAGTCCAATAATCCAAACTAAGAATGGAACTCATCACCCTATTGCTAGAAACAAGGTTTAAATAAGATTTCTCAATTTCTCATCTATTAGAGtatggtaaaaacttgtgtgagaccgtctcacgagtctcaattcgtgagacggCCGGGtcgaatatttgattaataaggtcaaacccgtctcacggattgagatccACGATATGATCTCACGCAAGTGTTACCCTTATAGTATTGCACTTTGACTGCTTAATCTTTTTTTTACATTGAgatatttactttatttaattaaaattatggttgcagtaggcgctagtcgggtgGTAGACTAATGCCTAGCGCCTAAGTGgtctaggcggttctaggcggcgacctataaaaacaaaaaattaattcatgtgtgtgggtgtatgtcatattatatatatatatatattacttctcttacttatataaataaataaacttaaatatatataaatataataataaaattaacaacgccgactcgctcgagttaactcggctaactctgccgagttgggcgagttaactcggtcaaattcggcccagtcggccgccaactcggcctagttaggcgctaggcggacgcctagggagcaattcgcctcagtctaggagcgcctagcgcctaggcagggatttttgcaacagtgattaaAATTTTAGTCCATGATAATGATATACTtggattaattatttttagagaaaattgcactttttgtacctaagttatcattggcatTGCACatttcgtccctgagttatactaaattgcaaatttcgtccctaagttatcattacgtTACATTTTTCATCCCTAACTT
This portion of the Ipomoea triloba cultivar NCNSP0323 chromosome 5, ASM357664v1 genome encodes:
- the LOC116019081 gene encoding uncharacterized protein LOC116019081 translates to MALNNGLRSCASKLITAADSFLPKTLNRGIHSTGVKRMGGHGHDEPFYIHAKHMYNLDRMKNQKLKMSLGVFTAFSIGVGVPIWAVIFQQKKTASA
- the LOC116019579 gene encoding LOW QUALITY PROTEIN: wall-associated receptor kinase 5-like (The sequence of the model RefSeq protein was modified relative to this genomic sequence to represent the inferred CDS: substituted 2 bases at 2 genomic stop codons); the protein is MSCFLVLLLLVLWAILGCFAPTATSKTNSSSIAKPNCDDHCGNISIPFPFGLTDECALNSNFSIICNTSYNPPKPFLSSTVEIRDISVEGQLRVMKLVAQICYKKGEELSPSRFWFNSIFYVSRTANKFVAVGCDTFGNVYAYDDDQSYKTGSNCMATCNSTQDVTNGTCSGFGCCETGIPNVAKNVYHSVDSLDYYNYTADDVNKCSYAFVVQKEEFTFSSTMLTRSWDVETVPMVLDWTISNQTCLTACQGNTTCVAVNGEGYRCACKEGYQGNPYLSGCQDIDECEDGKNNCSKNSICSNTEGGYKCPCRKGYHGNGKDDLGCISSNHPPVMLVLGKPIXXPRLLFCSTEFVSSRENGGLVLQQKIAQGTVSAGTTRIFTVQELRRATNNYDQTRVIGQGGFGVVYKGHLLDGRIVAVKKPKMMDPTQIELFINEVIVLSHINHKNIVKFFGCCLETEIPLLVYEFINNGTLFEHLHSKNKASKMSWPVRLRIATETAEVLSYLHTAASPPIIHRDVKPSNILLDNDYTTRVSDFGASRLVLQDQTQLVTMVQGTLGYLDPEYMQTHQLTEKSDVYSFGVVLVELLTGRRAVFFNGPEEERNLSLHFLSSLKENRLLRIFDDNIVCEGNTEELIEVSLLAERCLNVKGEDRPTMKEVAIELSGLLRTSKHPWVNNSEITMESEALLIEPSIPLR